CGTCTTTTAAAGAAGGTGGATGCAGAAATGATGGACCTGCAACACAGTCTTGATGTCGCATTTAAATTTCTGGAAAAGAAAGAAAGTGGTTAAGCTTGGAGCAGGTTGCAGCTCAAGTGGGCTGAGGGATAAGAGCATATGGATAAAAAAGAGGAAAAAAGCCAGACTAAAGAGGAGCTTTTTTTCCATCTGGTTTATATGTTTGAGACTGCAGCCTTACAGCAGATGGGCAAATTAGCCAATCCGGTAACCCGGAAGATTGAAAAAAACTTAGAACAGGCGAAGTACTCCATCGATATTTTAGAGGTTATTCAAGAGAAGACCAAGGGTAATTTAAATGAAGGAGAAAGCAAATTTCTGGAGCATGTCCTGTTTGAGCTCAGAATGAACTATTTAGAGGAACTGAAGAAAGATGAAAAAATCTCAAAGGAAGAAAATAAATCCGCTGACTCCGGACAGGAGGAAAAAAGCGAGAGTTAGACATTTCAAATCTTTCGCACAAAAAATTATCGCAGGGCTTGCCCTGTTTTTTTTTGTTTCAAATGTCTTCAGGGGCAAATGATATTTCTATGAAAGCAAAAAAGCTTCACTCTAAAGCTATAGTCTGCGACCTGCATTCTGATACTGTTCTCAAGCTCAAAAAGGGGGATTTTGTCTTAGGCGAGAGGCACACCACAGGTCATATTGATATCCCCCGATTAAGAGAGGGCGGAGTTGACCTTCAGGTCTGGGGTATCTGGGTGGAGCCAAAATATCTGCCCGACAGTGCAGCCAAACAAGCTTTAGATTTAATAGACCTTTTCTATCAACAGCTCGATAAATATCCACAGGATCTGGAACTGACCACCAATATCAAAGATTTCAAAATGATAAATAAAAAGGGGAAGATCGCCTGTTTCCTGGGTCTGGAAGGGGGCCATGCGATTGAAGAAGATTTGTCATTGCTGCGAACCTTTTACCGTTTGGGGGTAAGATACATGACTTTAACCTGGGAGAACTCCAACCCCTTAGCCAGCTCTGCGGCTGACACCTCCTCGCAAAAAGGAGGTTTAACCCAGCTGGGCAGAGAGACTGTAAAAGAGATGAACAGGCTGGGAATGATGGTGGATGTCTCTCACCTTTCAGA
This portion of the Candidatus Zixiibacteriota bacterium genome encodes:
- a CDS encoding DUF1844 domain-containing protein; its protein translation is MDKKEEKSQTKEELFFHLVYMFETAALQQMGKLANPVTRKIEKNLEQAKYSIDILEVIQEKTKGNLNEGESKFLEHVLFELRMNYLEELKKDEKISKEENKSADSGQEEKSES
- a CDS encoding dipeptidase encodes the protein MKAKKLHSKAIVCDLHSDTVLKLKKGDFVLGERHTTGHIDIPRLREGGVDLQVWGIWVEPKYLPDSAAKQALDLIDLFYQQLDKYPQDLELTTNIKDFKMINKKGKIACFLGLEGGHAIEEDLSLLRTFYRLGVRYMTLTWENSNPLASSAADTSSQKGGLTQLGRETVKEMNRLGMMVDVSHLSEQAFRDVVNLSSAPIIASHSCVKAICNHYRNLTDEQIKAIAKSGGVIGINFFSGYLDDDFRKVSDSIFKEINVKKEEIKEKFKGDDKKIEEETSLLYRNANFPPPATLSKLVDHIDYIVKLVGPDYVGLGSDFDGIPAIPLEIKDASGLPAITQELLNRGYKDEDIKKILGGNFLRVFGEVCR